Proteins co-encoded in one Arachis hypogaea cultivar Tifrunner chromosome 11, arahy.Tifrunner.gnm2.J5K5, whole genome shotgun sequence genomic window:
- the LOC140176346 gene encoding uncharacterized protein, whose product MIAETTEQIKKIRNRMLIAQSHQKSYADQRRKPLEFEEGEHVFLKVTPTTGVGRAIKTKKLNPRYIGPFEILKRIGPVAYRIALPPYLSNLHDVFHVSQLRKYTPDASHVLEPEPIQVREDLTLPVIPVRIDDTSVKRLRGREVSLVKVAWRRAGIEEHTWELESDMRKDYPHLFSDAGREASR is encoded by the coding sequence ATGATAGCTGAAACGactgagcagataaagaagattcgtaatcgaatgcttatagcccagaGCCACCAGAAAAGTTAtgctgatcagaggcgaaagcctttggaattcgaagaaggagaacatgtctttctgaaagttacaccaaccactggagtgggaagagctattaagaccaagaaactgaatcctcgttatattggaccgtttgagattctgaagagaattggaccagtggcttatagaattgccttaccgccgtacctttcgaatttgcacgatgtatttcatgtatcacagcttcggaagtatactcctgacgcaagtcatgttctagaaccagaaccaatccaagtgagagaagatctaacactcccagtaattccggtgaggattgatgacaccagtgttaaacgattacgaggaagggaagtatcattggtaaaagtagcttggagacgagctggtatcgaggaacatacctgggaactcgaatcagatatgcgaaaggactatccacatctcttttcag
- the LOC140176345 gene encoding uncharacterized protein isoform X2 has translation MIAETTEQIKKIRNRMLIAQSHQKSYADQRRKPLEFEEGEHVFLKVTPTTGVGRAIKTKKLNPRYIGPFEILKRIGPVAYRIALPPYLSNLHDVFHVSQLRKYTPDASHVLEPEPIQVREDLTLPVIPVRIDDTSVKRLRGREVSLVKVAWRRAGIEEHTWELESDMRKDYPHLFSGSN, from the exons ATGATAGCTGAAACGactgagcagataaagaagattcgtaatcgaatgcttatagcccagaGCCACCAGAAAAGTTAtgctgatcagaggcgaaagcctttggaattcgaagaaggagaacatgtctttctgaaagttacaccaaccactggagtgggaagagctattaagaccaagaaactgaatcctcgttatattggaccgtttgagattctgaagagaattggaccagtggcttatagaattgccttaccgccgtacctttcgaatttgcacgatgtatttcatgtatcacagcttcggaagtatactcctgacgcaagtcatgttctagaaccagaaccaatccaagtgagagaagatctaacactcccagtaattccggtgaggattgatgacaccagtgttaaacgattacgaggaagggaagtatcattggtaaaagtagcttggagacgagctggtatcgaggaacatacctgggaactcgaatcagatatgcgaaaggactatccacatctcttttcag gatccaattag
- the LOC112720686 gene encoding alpha-mannosidase, with product MQVPYNVIRGPLADEIHQEFSSWIYQVIRLYKNKDHAGVEYTVGPILTDNGVEKEAITQKTANMTTNKDFYTDSNGRDFLKRVYDHKKDWPFQVTQPVAGNYYPIKFLHSLRLLIVFELL from the exons ATGCAGGTTCCCTACAATGTAATCCGCGGGCCACTAGCTGATGAGATTCATCAAGAGTTTAGCTCTTGGATTTACCAG GTTATTAGGCTTTACAAAAACAAAGACCATGCTGGTGTTGAATACACT GTTGGTCCAATTCTAACTGATAATGGAGTTGAAAAAGAGGCGATCACTCAAAAAACAGCAAATATGACTACAAACAAGGATTTTTATACTGATTCTAATGGAAGAGATTTTTTAAAAAGG GTTTATGATCACAAGAAAGATTGGCCCTTTCAAGTTACTCAACCTGTGGCAGGAAACTATTATCCAATAAAATTTCTTCACTCTCTTAGGCTTTTAATAGTTTTTGAGCTTCTATGA
- the LOC140176345 gene encoding uncharacterized protein isoform X1, protein MIAETTEQIKKIRNRMLIAQSHQKSYADQRRKPLEFEEGEHVFLKVTPTTGVGRAIKTKKLNPRYIGPFEILKRIGPVAYRIALPPYLSNLHDVFHVSQLRKYTPDASHVLEPEPIQVREDLTLPVIPVRIDDTSVKRLRGREVSLVKVAWRRAGIEEHTWELESDMRKDYPHLFSDAGREASR, encoded by the exons ATGATAGCTGAAACGactgagcagataaagaagattcgtaatcgaatgcttatagcccagaGCCACCAGAAAAGTTAtgctgatcagaggcgaaagcctttggaattcgaagaaggagaacatgtctttctgaaagttacaccaaccactggagtgggaagagctattaagaccaagaaactgaatcctcgttatattggaccgtttgagattctgaagagaattggaccagtggcttatagaattgccttaccgccgtacctttcgaatttgcacgatgtatttcatgtatcacagcttcggaagtatactcctgacgcaagtcatgttctagaaccagaaccaatccaagtgagagaagatctaacactcccagtaattccggtgaggattgatgacaccagtgttaaacgattacgaggaagggaagtatcattggtaaaagtagcttggagacgagctggtatcgaggaacatacctgggaactcgaatcagatatgcgaaaggactatccacatctcttttcag atgcaggtcgagaggcatctcgttag